The following are from one region of the Pantoea cypripedii genome:
- a CDS encoding efflux RND transporter periplasmic adaptor subunit: protein MDLRHKGTLLLIAGLVIGCGSWYFWPRQQADAAMKPANAPALVSMVTATVKPLPITLTTQGHIIALNQVDIQAQITGTVKTVAFHEGDFVKAGQLLFTLDNASQSAAYDRAVAALGESKALLVKAQNDLQRGRALKAKNYISMSDWDTLQSNVQQYQAQYKAAQQDVQTADVTLGYTRIVAPVNGKTGALNVHPGSLVQPGSTLPLVSLMQFDPIGVSFTLPEKDLKPVLTAQAKGPVTVWVENASGTPTAGKLDFIDNSVSTASGTITLKAQFSNSNTLLWPGLFQNVKVDAGVTPDAVVLPPQAVQNGPDGHFVYVIDQHNQAAVKPVTLLRIQQSLAVVTGISQGTKVVNEGANNLRPGITVQIASNIDKAMMQP, encoded by the coding sequence ATGGATCTTCGACATAAAGGAACATTATTACTGATCGCCGGTTTGGTGATTGGCTGCGGCAGCTGGTATTTCTGGCCCCGACAACAGGCCGATGCGGCGATGAAACCCGCTAACGCCCCGGCGTTAGTCAGCATGGTGACCGCCACGGTCAAACCGCTGCCCATCACCCTGACCACCCAGGGCCATATCATCGCGCTGAATCAGGTCGATATTCAGGCGCAGATTACCGGCACGGTGAAGACGGTGGCTTTCCATGAAGGGGATTTTGTTAAAGCCGGACAGCTGCTGTTCACCCTCGACAATGCCAGCCAGAGCGCGGCTTACGATCGTGCGGTGGCGGCGCTGGGCGAATCCAAAGCCTTGCTGGTCAAAGCGCAAAATGACCTGCAACGCGGCCGGGCGCTGAAAGCAAAAAACTACATTTCCATGTCTGACTGGGACACGCTGCAAAGTAACGTCCAGCAGTATCAGGCGCAGTACAAAGCGGCGCAGCAGGATGTGCAGACCGCCGACGTGACGCTCGGCTACACCCGCATCGTGGCACCGGTCAACGGCAAAACCGGCGCGCTCAATGTCCATCCGGGCAGTCTGGTGCAACCCGGCAGCACCCTGCCGCTGGTTTCACTGATGCAGTTCGATCCGATTGGCGTGTCCTTTACCTTGCCGGAAAAAGACCTGAAACCGGTGCTGACGGCGCAGGCAAAAGGGCCGGTGACCGTGTGGGTGGAGAATGCCAGCGGCACACCGACCGCCGGTAAGCTGGATTTCATCGATAACAGCGTCAGCACCGCCAGCGGCACCATCACGCTCAAAGCCCAGTTCAGCAACAGCAACACCCTGCTGTGGCCGGGTCTGTTCCAGAATGTGAAGGTGGATGCCGGTGTCACCCCGGATGCTGTGGTGCTACCCCCGCAGGCGGTGCAGAACGGACCGGACGGGCATTTTGTTTATGTGATCGACCAGCATAATCAGGCGGCAGTTAAACCGGTGACGCTCCTGCGCATTCAGCAGTCGTTAGCGGTGGTTACCGGTATTTCCCAGGGGACCAAAGTGGTGAATGAAGGTGCCAACAATCTGCGCCCTGGCATCACTGTGCAGATCGCCAGCAACATTGATAAGGCGATGATGCAGCCATGA
- a CDS encoding ABC transporter substrate-binding protein — MKRFLTALCLLLPFVVQAKTLTDSLQRQVEVPDNPQRIVIGESRMIYTLALVEDGNPAKRVVGWPADLRNLDKQTWQRYVKAFPAIANIEQIGNSNFSQLNVEKIIALRPDLVILPVYARTPPNNSLFMQQLAASKIPVLFLDFRVDPLANTVASLRTLGEALNDQAKSERFIAFYQQHMQFIRDRLAGWKGPRPKVMLQLHLGKKAECCTTVAHGNLADLIAFAGGDNIAAGRFPAVFGQLNPEAVLAANPDIYIATGSAGPEDKAFLQLGPQVNAASAQATFIRALAQDGTVSVLNAVQQQKAFAFWQNFYMSPWHLLVAEFFAKTFHPDLFHDLSPDETLREMNQQFLPIPETGTYWTHN; from the coding sequence ATGAAACGATTTCTCACGGCATTGTGCCTGCTGTTGCCGTTTGTGGTGCAGGCCAAAACCCTCACCGATAGCCTGCAACGTCAGGTGGAGGTGCCGGATAATCCACAACGTATCGTGATTGGCGAGAGCCGGATGATTTATACGCTGGCGCTGGTGGAAGATGGCAACCCGGCGAAGCGTGTGGTGGGCTGGCCAGCCGATCTGCGCAACCTCGACAAACAAACCTGGCAGCGCTATGTCAAAGCGTTCCCGGCCATCGCCAACATCGAGCAGATCGGCAACTCCAACTTTTCCCAGCTGAATGTTGAGAAGATTATCGCCCTGCGCCCTGACCTGGTGATTTTGCCGGTCTATGCCCGCACTCCACCGAACAACTCCCTGTTTATGCAGCAACTGGCTGCGTCAAAGATCCCGGTGCTGTTCCTCGATTTTCGCGTCGATCCGCTGGCGAATACCGTGGCCAGCCTGCGCACCCTCGGGGAAGCGCTCAATGACCAGGCAAAAAGCGAGCGTTTTATTGCCTTCTATCAGCAGCATATGCAGTTTATCCGCGACCGGCTGGCGGGCTGGAAAGGACCGCGTCCCAAAGTGATGCTACAACTGCATCTGGGGAAAAAGGCCGAATGCTGCACCACCGTAGCCCACGGTAATCTCGCCGATCTGATTGCCTTTGCCGGAGGCGACAATATCGCCGCCGGACGCTTCCCGGCGGTGTTTGGGCAGCTCAATCCAGAAGCGGTGCTGGCCGCCAACCCGGATATTTATATCGCCACCGGCTCGGCAGGGCCGGAAGATAAAGCCTTCCTGCAACTGGGACCACAGGTCAACGCGGCCAGCGCGCAGGCCACCTTTATCAGGGCGCTGGCGCAGGACGGCACGGTATCGGTGCTTAACGCCGTACAACAGCAAAAGGCATTCGCTTTCTGGCAGAACTTTTATATGAGCCCGTGGCATCTGCTGGTGGCGGAGTTCTTTGCCAAAACCTTCCATCCGGACTTATTCCACGATTTATCCCCGGATGAAACCCTGCGTGAAATGAATCAGCAGTTCCTGCCGATTCCCGAAACCGGCACCTACTGGACCCATAATTAA
- a CDS encoding TonB-dependent siderophore receptor: MKYLSFFSPAVKYTLSGSQVLLASTLLYGHSAAAAETTQDQTLTVTADQSPTSNTGSYNQDDAAATLRTNTPRNETPQSISVVTPQVMKDYQVTSLNDAVKFVSGVTQGNTLGGTEDGFVKRGFGSNTDGSIFIDGVRSNQGLTMDSSIDHVEVLKGSSSLLYGILNPGGIINLVSKKPQYEWNTHISGESSSYGGGTGMVDITGPLGNGFAFRMVAERQREDYWRNFGVNEHTLLAPSLSWYGERATFNISYVEYKYDVPYDRGTAFINGKPVDIPYNRRLDDSANHAWGKNKRLNVSYGYNLDDTWDTHLNYGWMQRRYDSNEVRATAINTTTGIVSRRADANRGFNHQTEYVSWDVSGSPVIAGMQHDLLLGVDYEQNETYKARSYRGTVSRTFNMYDPVYGEEPVLSDSTYNDALSNLRTNLYSRSLFAKDNIHLTDKWIAVLGGRFQRYTQTSSNGFINPETTLNDRGNAFLPQLGVVYKVLPDVSLYGSFSKSFTPSTQTDDNGDVASTEKGTTWEVGSKWQVAPNLAATLALYRIDESDMSIFINGVTRNIPKARSTGAELEVNGEIAPDWNLIANYSYDKTEIVEDNVNPDNVGNRLVNAPTNMGSLYLSHTLRFSWLPGELRVGGGGRYVGTRAGDPENSFVMPAYTVADAFIAWDSQLVGKHTQLKLNVKNLFNREYYESSAGNLRVIEGEPRVMYLQASVDF; this comes from the coding sequence ATGAAGTATCTTTCTTTCTTTTCACCAGCGGTAAAATATACGCTCTCTGGGTCACAGGTCTTACTGGCATCAACGCTTCTCTATGGTCATTCTGCCGCAGCCGCAGAAACTACCCAGGATCAAACCCTGACAGTGACAGCCGATCAGTCTCCCACCAGCAACACCGGCAGTTATAACCAGGATGATGCGGCGGCAACGCTCAGAACCAATACGCCGCGTAATGAAACACCACAGTCAATCAGCGTGGTGACACCCCAGGTAATGAAGGATTACCAGGTCACCAGCCTGAACGATGCCGTAAAGTTTGTCAGTGGCGTGACCCAGGGCAATACGCTGGGCGGCACCGAGGATGGCTTCGTGAAGCGTGGATTCGGTTCCAACACCGACGGCTCGATCTTTATCGACGGTGTGCGCAGCAACCAGGGACTGACCATGGACTCCAGCATCGACCATGTGGAAGTGCTGAAGGGTTCTTCCTCCCTGCTGTACGGCATCCTTAACCCAGGCGGCATCATCAACCTGGTGAGTAAAAAGCCGCAGTATGAGTGGAACACCCATATCAGTGGCGAGTCCAGCAGCTATGGCGGCGGCACCGGCATGGTGGATATCACCGGCCCGCTGGGTAATGGCTTTGCCTTCCGCATGGTGGCGGAACGCCAGCGCGAAGATTACTGGCGCAATTTCGGCGTGAATGAACACACACTGCTGGCCCCTTCACTGAGCTGGTATGGCGAGCGCGCCACCTTCAACATCAGTTACGTCGAGTACAAATACGATGTGCCTTACGATCGCGGTACCGCCTTTATCAACGGTAAACCGGTCGATATTCCTTACAACCGTCGCCTCGATGACAGTGCCAACCATGCGTGGGGCAAAAACAAACGCCTCAACGTCAGCTATGGCTACAACCTCGATGATACCTGGGATACCCACCTGAACTATGGCTGGATGCAGCGCCGTTACGACAGTAACGAAGTGCGCGCCACGGCGATTAATACCACCACCGGCATTGTGTCACGCCGTGCGGATGCCAACCGTGGCTTCAACCATCAGACCGAGTACGTTTCCTGGGATGTCAGCGGCTCACCGGTGATCGCCGGAATGCAGCATGACCTGCTGCTGGGCGTTGATTATGAGCAAAATGAAACCTACAAGGCACGTTCCTATCGCGGCACCGTTTCCCGTACTTTTAACATGTACGATCCGGTGTATGGCGAGGAGCCGGTGCTCAGCGACAGCACTTACAATGACGCGCTGAGTAATCTGCGTACCAACCTGTACAGTCGTTCGCTGTTTGCCAAAGACAACATCCATCTGACAGATAAGTGGATCGCAGTACTGGGTGGACGCTTCCAGCGTTATACGCAAACCTCGAGCAACGGTTTTATCAACCCGGAAACCACGCTGAACGATCGCGGCAACGCGTTCCTGCCGCAGCTGGGCGTGGTGTATAAGGTGTTGCCGGATGTCTCGCTGTACGGCAGCTTTAGCAAGTCCTTCACCCCGTCCACGCAGACCGACGATAACGGTGATGTCGCCTCCACCGAGAAAGGCACCACCTGGGAGGTGGGTTCGAAATGGCAGGTCGCACCGAATCTGGCCGCCACGCTGGCGCTGTACCGTATTGATGAAAGCGATATGTCGATCTTTATCAACGGTGTGACGCGCAACATTCCTAAGGCCCGCTCGACCGGTGCGGAACTGGAAGTGAACGGTGAAATCGCGCCGGACTGGAATCTGATCGCCAACTACAGCTACGACAAGACGGAAATCGTCGAAGATAACGTTAACCCGGATAACGTGGGCAACCGTCTGGTCAACGCCCCCACCAATATGGGCAGCCTGTATCTGAGCCACACCCTGCGCTTCTCCTGGCTGCCGGGTGAACTGCGTGTCGGCGGCGGCGGTCGCTATGTGGGGACCCGCGCGGGCGACCCGGAAAACAGCTTTGTCATGCCTGCCTATACCGTGGCCGATGCCTTTATCGCCTGGGATAGCCAGCTGGTGGGTAAACATACCCAGCTGAAGCTGAACGTGAAAAACCTGTTTAACCGGGAATATTACGAATCGAGCGCCGGTAACCTGCGCGTGATCGAAGGTGAGCCGCGCGTCATGTACCTGCAAGCCTCAGTGGATTTCTAA
- a CDS encoding MurR/RpiR family transcriptional regulator, protein MTESNPKISKKPYDLYGERFHANKHLLTPRLLKVAQHIHQHRSAVLDKTALEIAIDTQTSDATVIRAIQALGFSGFRDLKIVIAEYLGVTSRSPARVAVTVNELSQDARGSIDFVLDSYRISCEMLAAPDNRQAIQQAIGLLQQAERVAIFGIGASAILADYTARLFKRNGTPSYVLNRTGISLSEQIADMRHADVLIMLVQSSAHPEGLVTLAEAQRLGMKIVLLTGTPDSIFAQHADVMIEIPRSRSADKMPVHATPMICLEILVLGLAAAAPVATMTSMSKLYEISNALTRPGARKNKSS, encoded by the coding sequence GTGACTGAGTCCAATCCCAAAATCAGCAAAAAACCCTATGATCTCTATGGCGAACGCTTCCACGCCAATAAGCATCTGTTAACTCCCCGGCTGTTAAAAGTCGCGCAGCACATTCACCAGCATCGCAGTGCCGTGCTGGATAAAACCGCGCTGGAGATTGCGATTGATACCCAGACTTCTGACGCCACGGTGATCCGCGCTATCCAGGCGCTGGGTTTTTCTGGCTTCCGGGATCTGAAGATTGTGATTGCCGAATATCTGGGTGTCACCAGTCGTTCACCGGCGCGGGTGGCGGTGACTGTCAATGAACTCTCGCAGGATGCGCGGGGCAGCATCGATTTCGTGCTCGACAGTTATCGCATCAGTTGCGAGATGCTGGCGGCACCGGATAATCGTCAGGCTATTCAGCAGGCCATCGGGCTGTTGCAGCAGGCGGAGCGGGTGGCGATTTTCGGTATTGGCGCATCCGCCATCCTGGCGGATTACACCGCGCGGCTGTTCAAACGCAATGGCACCCCTTCGTATGTGCTTAACCGCACCGGTATTTCGCTGAGTGAACAGATCGCTGATATGCGTCACGCGGATGTGCTGATTATGCTGGTGCAGAGCAGTGCGCACCCGGAAGGTCTGGTCACCCTGGCAGAAGCTCAGCGGCTGGGGATGAAAATTGTGCTGCTAACCGGCACGCCCGACAGCATTTTCGCGCAGCACGCCGATGTGATGATTGAGATCCCGCGCAGCCGTTCGGCTGACAAAATGCCAGTACATGCCACGCCGATGATCTGCCTGGAAATCCTGGTGCTGGGGCTGGCTGCCGCAGCACCGGTTGCCACCATGACCAGCATGAGCAAGCTGTATGAGATCAGCAATGCGCTGACACGCCCTGGTGCGCGTAAAAACAAGTCGTCATAA
- a CDS encoding class I SAM-dependent methyltransferase has translation MLTTFSLLKEKTRYMQAFIANPRAFGSIAPSSPSLCRRMSDAVDWTQAHHVAELGAGDGVLTRHLLNRMHSRATLSAYEINPRLALKLSSLNDNRLTVFTDSAEQVEQGCDAIFSCLPLLSLPEPLRHRILQRVVASLNPGGLFIQFQYTSFSEPLLSGYFHWTRTRVMRNLPPALVYRCQSVGVCAA, from the coding sequence ATATTAACCACTTTTTCATTGCTCAAAGAAAAGACCCGTTATATGCAGGCGTTTATTGCTAACCCCCGCGCTTTTGGCTCGATTGCTCCCTCTTCACCCTCCCTTTGTCGCCGAATGTCGGATGCGGTGGATTGGACGCAGGCGCATCACGTCGCTGAGCTGGGTGCCGGAGACGGCGTTCTGACGCGCCATTTATTAAACCGTATGCACTCCCGCGCCACCCTGTCGGCTTATGAAATCAATCCCCGGCTGGCGCTGAAACTCTCCTCGCTAAACGATAACCGCCTGACCGTGTTCACGGATTCTGCCGAACAGGTCGAACAGGGATGCGATGCCATTTTTTCCTGTTTACCCTTACTGTCGCTGCCGGAACCGCTGCGCCATCGCATCCTGCAACGTGTGGTCGCCTCGCTCAATCCCGGCGGTTTGTTTATTCAGTTCCAGTACACCTCGTTTTCTGAACCGCTGCTTTCCGGCTACTTCCACTGGACGCGCACCAGAGTGATGCGCAACCTGCCCCCGGCGTTGGTCTATCGCTGCCAGAGCGTCGGTGTCTGCGCGGCCTGA
- a CDS encoding diguanylate cyclase has translation MQEEIEQYIAVILQEWRPLRAALPQDVIAILRQIADTQSDNLAHRFYETLLKDPAISRHLSYELVEERLSSSLSKWVKAILTEDESQFENLAQLQYHVGGVHARIGIPVEFVQRGARQLKYGIFAYVAQHDIPYPLSLQVMHYAAMAIDIAIEMMSHAYAMSHYRATRNEEAYRMHVLMNNAWQEQGKQQSALSSWENSVIYNLVSGVPQTEQLLNISESNFGLWFRHKCVRQFGENPQIQQMRQLMAKIDTTMAGIDLTMAIPVEKLQELLRVIHANCQKINTYMEMLFNDVSHMQDGKDALTNLLNKRYLPIILKHEVSLAMENRLPLSVAIIDVDFFKKVNDEWGHSVGDRALTHIANLLSDNIRASDYLFRYGGEEFLIVLVEAGQSETYTLLERIRRIVNNTPFETVSGKTITLTVSIGYTLHSGHPDYNLLLNKADAALYEAKRGGRNRIVQQ, from the coding sequence ATGCAGGAAGAAATAGAACAATATATCGCAGTCATTCTGCAAGAATGGCGGCCATTACGTGCAGCACTTCCACAAGATGTTATCGCTATTTTACGTCAGATTGCGGATACACAATCCGATAATCTTGCTCACCGCTTTTATGAAACATTGCTCAAAGATCCGGCTATTTCCAGGCATTTGTCTTATGAACTTGTTGAGGAGCGACTCAGTAGCTCGCTGTCGAAATGGGTTAAAGCCATTCTGACCGAAGATGAAAGCCAATTTGAAAACCTGGCGCAGCTGCAATACCACGTCGGTGGTGTGCATGCCCGCATTGGTATTCCGGTTGAATTTGTTCAGCGCGGTGCCCGCCAGCTAAAATACGGTATTTTTGCTTACGTTGCCCAGCATGATATTCCGTACCCCCTCAGTTTACAGGTGATGCACTATGCGGCGATGGCGATTGATATTGCCATCGAAATGATGAGCCATGCCTATGCGATGTCCCATTATCGGGCCACGCGTAATGAAGAAGCTTATCGTATGCATGTACTGATGAATAATGCCTGGCAGGAACAAGGCAAACAACAATCGGCCCTTTCCAGCTGGGAAAACTCGGTTATCTATAATCTGGTGAGTGGTGTACCACAAACGGAACAACTGCTGAATATATCCGAATCTAACTTTGGCCTGTGGTTCCGCCATAAATGCGTGCGCCAGTTTGGTGAAAACCCCCAGATTCAGCAGATGCGCCAGCTGATGGCGAAGATTGATACAACCATGGCCGGTATTGATTTAACCATGGCCATACCGGTAGAAAAATTGCAGGAACTGTTGCGTGTTATTCACGCTAACTGTCAGAAAATTAATACCTATATGGAGATGCTATTTAACGACGTCTCTCATATGCAGGATGGTAAAGATGCACTGACTAATTTACTTAACAAACGTTACCTGCCAATTATTCTAAAACATGAAGTCAGCCTGGCAATGGAAAATCGTTTACCGTTAAGTGTCGCCATCATTGACGTGGACTTCTTTAAAAAGGTCAATGATGAATGGGGACATTCGGTTGGTGATCGCGCATTAACCCATATCGCTAATCTGTTGAGTGATAATATTCGTGCCAGCGACTATTTATTCCGTTATGGCGGTGAAGAGTTTTTGATTGTGCTGGTTGAGGCGGGTCAGTCGGAAACCTATACGTTATTAGAACGGATTCGTCGCATTGTCAATAATACGCCTTTTGAAACCGTGTCCGGAAAAACCATCACCCTCACGGTCAGTATTGGCTATACATTACATAGCGGTCACCCGGATTATAATTTATTACTGAATAAGGCTGATGCTGCATTATATGAAGCCAAACGCGGTGGCAGAAACCGTATTGTTCAGCAATAA
- a CDS encoding helix-turn-helix domain-containing protein translates to MNSHSTPRDIRYSTEHVAVPQRFEYWNDVIMRHCIPSDGKPLAEGRFEGELAVREVGLIDVCTLTSTLHYWERKSQHLRTGPEDDLWLGYIQGGYGQLEQGGRKASLAAGNLVLYDAAQTFRFSIGGRNNHLIRIPRHLLTGRVPASVGFTATILDDTRPGIIPLREMIYQTVQTPVLMNNPDVAGRFSQTLLDLLVLSLELQDHANAASERDLYARMRNYISRNLTNPELSVESMALAHHVSVRTVARTFARKQKTPAAVIWQERLLASRDALEQGRVTSVSQAALDYGFSDFSHFSHAFRKAFGVTPNSVLKQNVQVFIPAPDKS, encoded by the coding sequence GTGAACAGTCATTCCACACCCAGGGATATCCGCTATTCCACCGAACATGTTGCCGTGCCTCAGCGCTTTGAATACTGGAATGATGTCATTATGCGTCACTGCATTCCTTCAGATGGTAAGCCGCTGGCGGAGGGTCGTTTTGAGGGCGAGCTTGCGGTGCGGGAGGTCGGTCTGATCGATGTCTGCACCCTCACCTCAACGCTGCACTACTGGGAGCGTAAGTCACAACATCTGCGCACCGGACCGGAAGACGACCTGTGGCTCGGTTATATCCAGGGTGGCTATGGTCAGTTGGAACAAGGGGGGCGTAAAGCCAGCCTGGCAGCGGGGAATCTGGTGTTGTACGATGCCGCGCAGACCTTTCGTTTCAGCATTGGTGGCAGAAATAACCATCTGATTCGCATCCCGCGCCATCTGCTGACCGGGAGAGTGCCAGCCAGCGTGGGTTTCACCGCCACCATCCTTGATGATACCCGTCCGGGGATTATCCCGTTGCGGGAGATGATTTATCAGACCGTGCAGACGCCGGTGCTGATGAATAACCCCGATGTCGCTGGCCGCTTTTCGCAGACGCTGCTGGATCTGCTGGTGCTCAGTCTTGAGTTGCAGGATCACGCCAACGCGGCGTCCGAGCGCGATCTGTACGCCAGAATGCGCAACTACATCAGCCGCAACCTGACCAATCCTGAACTGAGCGTAGAAAGCATGGCGCTGGCACATCACGTCTCCGTGCGTACCGTGGCCCGGACCTTTGCCCGTAAACAGAAGACACCCGCCGCGGTCATCTGGCAGGAAAGATTACTGGCCAGCCGCGATGCACTGGAGCAGGGCCGGGTAACCAGTGTCTCTCAGGCGGCACTCGACTATGGATTCTCTGATTTTTCTCACTTCAGCCACGCGTTCCGTAAAGCCTTTGGTGTCACACCCAACTCGGTTCTGAAGCAAAATGTGCAGGTTTTTATCCCCGCGCCGGATAAATCCTGA